In the Colias croceus chromosome 1, ilColCroc2.1 genome, taagatatttcttacattacattaataataatttaataaataatctttgctctttaattaatttaattcatactTCTGCCATCAAAAAAGTCACCCAGAGCATCGCCAATAGCATCTAAAGGACCGTCAGAACCACCACCGAAGAGCCCACTCGCTGCATCAAATATAGTTCCTTCttgttgattattattattatttccaaaTAAATTTACAGGTTTAGGTCCTGATGATACTGGCTTCGGCTTTAAACCCGTTTGTACTCCAGATGTACCTAGTCTGTAAAAACATAATGTCAAGAAATTtgcaaatatataaaaaaagcaatctgatttaaattatttacccGAAACATCTGAACGAAGCTGAATAGATTGTGAAACCACCTATATCAGCATTGATATCCAAACAAGCGAATGCATTTCCATTCCTAATTCTTATATTGCTTATTTCAGCGCAAACTCGCACAAACGGTGCTCTTCTTGGGTTAATGCATATTGGTGGTGGGTCGCTTGCTGTTAAAAAcaaagtacataattataataaagaatcACTACTTACTACTATCATAAATTTTTCGTCtcaacttataaatatttagacaAAGTAATCCACTATTATTTTACATGCTTTTATATCTAGGTACATTAAAGTTTCATTGAAACAATCATTATTCTTACTACGTTTTTCTATTcgaaagtaaaatttaaaattaagctttgtaaaaatattttaccagaAACTCTGCGACGCACAACTGTGTTGTTATTAACACTTAGTCTGACATCAAATACGAAATCTTCAggaataaatgaaatatttccaCAGACTTTCATCCTGAATCGCTGTAATAGAGCACCAGTACAACATCCACATTGCTCAGTATTGCATCTACATGGAAACCTTATGACTGTCCCGTTCACACCTTGAATAGGCGACTCTGTTGCTTCATTTTGTATTGTTGGCTTCTGTGTTACATCAGCAACTGTTGGTGCTATGGATGTCACAGATATATCACTAATTGGGTCTTCAGGTAACGATTCAATTGGGTCCTGAGCAGGTAAAGGTTCAATAGGGTCTTCTGCATCTTCCAGTACTTCATTATCAACGTCTTCATCGATATCACCCTCATCATTATCCGCGATGTGTACTGGCACTACTATAGTGACAGGCGATTTTAATACAGGAGTTGGGTTGAGTGCTTGTCTCCATATCTCTTTTGGGatgacaaagtttattttttcatagctACAGTCTTTGTTTGATATTATTTGACCTATAAGTAATGTTGATTTAGTCTTATTCGGAAGAAGcgtataatatttgaaaaatgtatatCACGATAAAGACTTACCATGTCTACTCTGGCAAATATGTATGAGTGTGTAAAGgaataaaatggaatattttaattgaaccATTGCTTTGAGAAAGTTATGGTGCCTTAATTACAACAGTTGCGGCCGACTTACTGATTGAAATTGTTGTATAGCATGACGACTCCACCTATTTAAACGTCCACTAACAGAGTTTCAATAGCTCGTTCCTGCGGTACGGTCATTGAACATaacaagtttaaaatttaaatacattgtcAGGAGAAAGTCTTGAGTAGGTACTGCAAGTGACAGTTCGGATTCCTACTTTCTGTATTGGGTACGCAAATTGGAAGTTACTCCTTTTGCATTTTATTGTTTGCACAAAATTTTACAAGGAAGCaagatgtaattttaatactttattagtta is a window encoding:
- the LOC123692422 gene encoding uncharacterized protein LOC123692422 — its product is MVQLKYSILFLYTLIHICQSRHGQIISNKDCSYEKINFVIPKEIWRQALNPTPVLKSPVTIVVPVHIADNDEGDIDEDVDNEVLEDAEDPIEPLPAQDPIESLPEDPISDISVTSIAPTVADVTQKPTIQNEATESPIQGVNGTVIRFPCRCNTEQCGCCTGALLQRFRMKVCGNISFIPEDFVFDVRLSVNNNTVVRRRVSASDPPPICINPRRAPFVRVCAEISNIRIRNGNAFACLDINADIGGFTIYSASFRCFGLGTSGVQTGLKPKPVSSGPKPVNLFGNNNNNQQEGTIFDAASGLFGGGSDGPLDAIGDALGDFFDGRSMSSSAQTRALFTQQTYSQVRAILCFNIIMVKIPFFVLVTVTLFFQASGNIAGNESVNVTNFNTQETEWPDNSALVSRLKMGNFTILSHFARQEQEDGQNGSSTSTNRRCTCSLGVCKCCTGYVLDLFKQKACMRVTYHPGDFAFDVAMSMNDRILYENSISGKNPRPICINPPRMPNLKICARFYNVFFPGRNFHFCLAMTGRWRSLELFNLVFDCLRMGANGLAMVRPEENGGLPIPNPQGGVDAVVDAGEDDIEEYDEQNIVRSLLEIFDR